The Brachyhypopomus gauderio isolate BG-103 chromosome 1, BGAUD_0.2, whole genome shotgun sequence genome includes a window with the following:
- the aprt gene encoding adenine phosphoribosyltransferase encodes MAGTSRKDKLDLVIQKIRAFPDFPSKGILFRDVCPILKDPKALTAVIDLFEEHVRQTYPEVELIVGIDARGFLFGPLLAQRLGIGVALIRKKGKLPGPTVSVTYSLEYGEAEAEMQVDAVEPGQKVLLIDDLLATGGTLLAACELLKKRQAQVLGCLVLVQLTDLNGAQRIQPVSVFSLAEY; translated from the exons ATGGCAGGTACTTCACGAAAGGATAAACTGGATTTGGTTATACAGAAAATAAGGGCTTTCCCCGATTTCCCCAGCAAAGGTATATTGTTCAG GGATGTTTGCCCTATTCTCAAAGACCCCAAAGCACTGACCGCGGTGATAGACCTTTTCGAAGAACACGTCAGACAGACGTACCCAGAGGTCGAGCTCATAGTGG GTATCGATGCCAGAGGGTTTCTGTTTGGACCTCTCTTGGCCCAGAGGTTGGGAATAGGGGTCGCACTGATCAGGAAGAAGGGCAAGCTTCCTGGCCCCACTGTGTCTGTGACGTACTCTCTGGAGTATGGCGAG GCAGAAGCAGAGATGCAGGTTGACGCTGTGGAACCGGGCCAGAAGGTCCTTCTCATTGATGACTTGCTGGCAACCGGGG GGACCCTTCTGGCGGCGTGCGAGCTCCTGAAGAAACGTCAGGCCCAGGTTCTGGGCTGCCTGGTGCTCGTCCAGCTGACGGACCTCAACGGAGCCCAGCGCATCCAGCCTGTGTCGGTCTTCTCTTTGGCGGAGTACTGA